From a region of the Butyrivibrio sp. AE3004 genome:
- a CDS encoding DUF4255 domain-containing protein, with translation MADYPIISDVSSYIVRTLREKMCPEPIPSPNNIEISSPASQDVDYLVGVYLYDIREEMEVSSPRYVQRGKAEISRPPRPYALYYMVFINGSGQMGLKDPDMQKIVGKIAQIVNDNNSVRPNELQSWLETQEPPIVLSQAKISLEEKVRVWQAINKPYQLSLFYKAGPVYLSSAEVVNTPRVTDASFEIGITGEERG, from the coding sequence ATGGCAGATTACCCTATTATTTCTGACGTAAGTTCATACATAGTAAGGACACTTCGCGAAAAGATGTGTCCTGAGCCCATTCCATCACCTAATAATATAGAGATTTCATCTCCGGCATCTCAGGATGTTGATTATCTTGTAGGGGTGTATCTCTATGACATACGTGAAGAGATGGAGGTGTCTTCTCCAAGATATGTTCAGAGGGGAAAGGCAGAAATATCAAGACCGCCAAGACCATATGCACTATATTATATGGTCTTCATAAACGGATCCGGACAAATGGGTCTTAAAGATCCGGATATGCAAAAAATAGTTGGGAAAATAGCGCAGATCGTGAATGACAACAATTCCGTCAGACCCAACGAACTCCAATCATGGCTCGAAACTCAGGAACCTCCGATAGTACTGTCTCAAGCGAAGATAAGTCTGGAGGAAAAGGTAAGGGTGTGGCAGGCAATCAATAAGCCCTATCAGCTTAGCCTGTTTTATAAGGCGGGCCCGGTATACCTGTCAAGCGCAGAAGTTGTTAATACACCGCGCGTTACTGATGCGAGCTTTGAAATTGGAATTACCGGCGAAGAAAGGGGGTAA
- a CDS encoding phage tail sheath family protein encodes MAEYFSPGVYVEEYDNSPRSIEGVGTSTAGFIGLAEKGPIVGAPVLITNMKSFKQNFGGYLTEFGYGEYRFLANSVEQFFENGGTKCFVMRVAPKDAKEATAKKGILTVTASSPGAWGNKVQIAVSTSKRKKLQLTEKTETAYIARSIEGFREGDIVEFEGTYTKIKTIFDREVTFEDELPDTVIDPGLVPKSVLYLVTIDMTVRYSDETENYQDLSLNIESPRYIGSRLDSSEIIKIEVALPKETGNPVEAILGEGQTDGIFYLEGGADGSVSKVDAGTFIGEDNGPGKRSGLQSFVDNNLISMLAIPGVTIPEVIVSLVGHCEKLGSRFAVLDMPRDSYKVQDLLNYRQIVDSTYCAMYHPWIKAYDRSSNKPDFFPPSGAVMGVFARTDIDRGVHKAPANEVVFCTGLSVNYTKEEQDFLNPEGVNLIRSLPGQGIRIWGARTASSNSSFKYVNVRRLFIYVEESIKKNTNWVVFEPNDSTLWQRVNLTISNFLDGLWRNGMLAGESAAESFFVDIGPSTMSKDDIMNGRLICNIGIAPSRPAEFVIFRVTQHTAEAGGGAEE; translated from the coding sequence ATGGCAGAGTATTTTTCACCAGGCGTATACGTTGAAGAATATGATAATTCTCCCCGCAGTATCGAAGGCGTTGGTACATCTACAGCTGGCTTTATCGGACTTGCGGAGAAAGGCCCTATTGTTGGAGCACCTGTTCTCATTACGAACATGAAGAGTTTTAAACAGAACTTTGGTGGCTATCTTACTGAATTTGGTTACGGAGAATATCGTTTTCTTGCTAACAGTGTTGAACAGTTTTTTGAAAACGGCGGAACAAAATGCTTTGTAATGCGTGTTGCTCCAAAGGATGCAAAAGAGGCAACTGCAAAGAAGGGTATCCTTACAGTAACTGCTTCAAGCCCCGGAGCATGGGGAAATAAGGTGCAGATAGCAGTATCAACAAGTAAGAGAAAGAAACTTCAGCTTACTGAGAAAACAGAGACTGCTTACATTGCAAGATCAATCGAAGGTTTCAGAGAAGGAGATATTGTCGAGTTCGAGGGTACATATACCAAGATCAAGACAATCTTCGACAGGGAAGTAACCTTTGAAGACGAGCTTCCGGATACAGTAATAGATCCGGGACTTGTACCAAAATCAGTTTTATATCTTGTTACCATTGATATGACTGTACGTTACTCAGATGAAACGGAAAACTATCAGGATCTTTCACTTAACATTGAATCACCGAGATATATCGGATCAAGACTTGATTCAAGTGAAATAATCAAGATTGAAGTTGCACTCCCGAAGGAAACAGGAAATCCTGTTGAAGCTATTCTGGGAGAAGGCCAGACTGATGGAATCTTCTATCTTGAAGGCGGTGCCGACGGTTCTGTATCGAAGGTTGATGCAGGCACTTTCATCGGAGAGGACAACGGCCCCGGCAAACGTTCAGGACTGCAGTCATTTGTTGATAATAATCTCATCAGTATGCTTGCAATTCCCGGTGTCACAATTCCGGAAGTAATAGTGTCACTGGTCGGACATTGCGAGAAGCTGGGCAGCCGCTTTGCGGTACTTGATATGCCAAGGGACAGCTACAAAGTGCAGGATCTTTTAAACTACAGACAGATAGTGGATTCAACCTATTGTGCTATGTATCATCCCTGGATAAAGGCTTACGACAGATCATCCAACAAGCCGGATTTCTTCCCTCCGTCAGGTGCGGTAATGGGCGTATTCGCAAGAACAGATATAGATCGTGGTGTACACAAGGCACCTGCTAACGAGGTAGTATTCTGCACAGGTCTTTCTGTTAACTACACCAAGGAAGAACAGGATTTCCTTAATCCTGAGGGCGTAAACCTTATCAGATCACTTCCCGGACAGGGTATCCGTATTTGGGGCGCAAGAACTGCTTCCAGCAACAGCTCCTTTAAATATGTCAATGTCAGAAGACTGTTCATCTATGTGGAAGAGAGTATCAAGAAAAATACAAACTGGGTTGTATTTGAGCCTAATGATTCTACTCTTTGGCAGAGAGTCAATCTTACTATTTCCAATTTCCTTGACGGACTTTGGAGAAATGGAATGCTGGCAGGTGAATCAGCTGCAGAGAGCTTTTTCGTAGACATCGGACCATCTACCATGAGTAAGGATGACATCATGAACGGAAGACTTATTTGTAACATTGGTATAGCACCATCCCGTCCTGCTGAATTCGTCATCTTCAGGGTAACACAGCATACCGCTGAAGCCGGTGGTGGCGCAGAAGAATAA
- a CDS encoding DUF4280 domain-containing protein, which translates to MEKKMSELVTMSGTCVCSMGTAPAPIKVTSQAKVLAGGKPCATIADSAPLSNVGPFGMCTSLANPQVAAATAAALGVLTPQPCVPAPAGSFIPTKPKIIIGGKPCLTNDCKLICSYAGQISIVNPAQVKATAQ; encoded by the coding sequence ATGGAGAAAAAGATGAGTGAGCTTGTAACAATGTCCGGTACATGCGTATGTTCCATGGGAACGGCGCCTGCACCGATTAAAGTAACAAGTCAGGCAAAGGTTCTTGCAGGCGGAAAGCCCTGCGCAACAATTGCCGATTCAGCTCCGCTCTCTAATGTAGGCCCATTCGGTATGTGCACATCACTTGCAAATCCCCAGGTCGCTGCAGCAACTGCAGCAGCATTGGGAGTCCTGACACCGCAGCCATGTGTACCGGCTCCTGCGGGAAGCTTTATTCCCACAAAGCCCAAGATCATTATTGGCGGCAAACCGTGTCTGACAAATGACTGCAAACTGATATGTTCATACGCAGGCCAGATTTCCATCGTTAATCCGGCTCAGGTAAAAGCGACCGCACAGTAA
- a CDS encoding phage tail protein, with product MATAYENGKGSAYPLTKMNFIVTVDSISGTAAFSEVTGVEASVDVIEFRQGNSGSLAPVKLPGLVKHGNVTLKMGYILSSAFKTWVMDCVSETRGLPPRHNVIIELIDINGGAPTATVTSATGTVQWTLTNAWVTKYNAPDLDAKNSDVAIETVEIAYEELVIPN from the coding sequence ATGGCTACTGCTTATGAAAATGGTAAAGGATCTGCCTATCCATTAACTAAAATGAATTTCATCGTGACAGTAGATTCTATCTCAGGAACGGCAGCCTTTTCAGAGGTTACGGGAGTTGAGGCATCAGTAGATGTAATTGAGTTTCGTCAGGGAAATTCAGGTTCACTTGCACCCGTAAAACTTCCGGGACTTGTAAAGCATGGTAATGTTACTCTTAAGATGGGTTATATTCTTTCGAGTGCATTTAAAACCTGGGTTATGGATTGTGTAAGTGAGACCAGAGGATTACCTCCGCGTCATAACGTTATTATCGAGCTTATCGATATTAACGGAGGAGCACCTACAGCAACAGTGACATCAGCTACAGGTACGGTTCAGTGGACACTGACCAATGCATGGGTAACAAAGTACAATGCACCTGATCTTGATGCAAAGAACAGTGATGTTGCAATTGAAACTGTTGAGATTGCTTACGAGGAGCTTGTAATACCTAACTAA